A DNA window from Insulibacter thermoxylanivorax contains the following coding sequences:
- a CDS encoding YwiC-like family protein, giving the protein MAGGFKSRYIPKQHGAWAMLIVPFLFGMFSGGAVPLHGLLFCVWLAAYLWSYPCLQWIKTRRLDRWLSPMLIYGSILAGSGTLLAFAAPQLLKWLPLYILLFLVNAWFAKRNQERAFLNDFAAVVLFSLMVFISHELGGGGELRAAAELFLLSLLYFTGTIFFVKTIIREKHNRRFYEYSVMYHMAALIAGILWYSPFVIIPLALLLLRAIWMPRMDAKIKTVGIGEFIYAVLFAAAVWLTYGVI; this is encoded by the coding sequence TTGGCGGGCGGTTTCAAGAGCAGATATATCCCTAAACAGCACGGTGCTTGGGCGATGCTGATCGTTCCTTTTTTGTTTGGTATGTTCTCAGGCGGAGCCGTCCCGCTGCATGGTTTGCTGTTCTGTGTGTGGCTGGCGGCTTATCTGTGGTCCTATCCATGTCTGCAGTGGATTAAGACCCGCAGGCTGGATCGCTGGCTTAGTCCGATGCTGATCTACGGCAGCATCCTTGCAGGGTCCGGTACTCTGCTGGCGTTCGCGGCGCCGCAGCTGCTGAAGTGGCTGCCTCTGTATATTCTTCTGTTCCTGGTGAATGCATGGTTTGCCAAGAGGAATCAGGAAAGAGCCTTTCTGAACGATTTTGCCGCCGTGGTGCTTTTCAGCTTGATGGTTTTCATCTCCCATGAACTGGGCGGAGGAGGTGAACTGCGCGCAGCGGCTGAGCTGTTCCTCCTCAGTTTGCTCTATTTTACGGGTACGATTTTCTTCGTAAAGACGATCATCCGTGAGAAGCATAACAGGCGATTTTATGAATATTCCGTGATGTACCATATGGCGGCTCTGATCGCGGGGATCCTGTGGTATTCCCCGTTTGTTATCATCCCGCTTGCCCTCCTGCTCCTGCGGGCTATCTGGATGCCGCGGATGGATGCGAAGATCAAGACCGTCGGCATAGGGGAATTCATCTACGCGGTGCTGTTCGCTGCTGCGGTATGGCTGACATACGGTGTGATCTAA
- a CDS encoding formate--tetrahydrofolate ligase produces MSTRQTSNTSEQQNTERKLTDLEIAQQAELLPIAEIAAKLGLQEDEWEGYGRYKAKVDLSVLERTAERPEGKLILVTAMNPTVAGEGKTTVSVGLAQAMNRLNHRTVLALREPSMGPVFGMKGGATGGGYSQVVPMEEINLHFTGDMHAITAANNLLAALIDNHIQHGNELGLDPRRIVWKRALDMNDRALRQVIIGLGGKQNGTPREDGFDITVASEIMAILCLAQDLHDLKEMIGNILIGYTYSNDPVYVRQLKVQGAIAALLKDALKPNLVQTLEHTPVLIHGGPFANIAHGCNSILATKMAMRLGEYAVTEAGFGADLGAEKFFHIKCRKGKFVPSAVVLVATIRALKLHGGMSPGELHTVNPEAVKRGFANVEHHVEMLRKFEVPIVIALNHFYQDDEEEIAVFESLCQSLGIEYSIAKVWEHGGEGGLELAAKVIAAAQDSPARLPMLYDTEQDLRTKIEAIAREIYGASSVVFSDQAERQLKQIARMGWDRLPVCMAKTQYSLSDNPALIGRPQDFAIHVRELQPKLGAGFIVALTGKMLTMPGLPRMPMAIGIDLDDQGRITGLS; encoded by the coding sequence ATGAGCACAAGACAGACAAGCAATACCTCAGAACAACAAAACACCGAACGCAAGTTAACTGATCTGGAGATCGCACAACAAGCGGAGCTGCTGCCCATCGCGGAGATCGCGGCCAAGTTGGGACTGCAAGAGGATGAATGGGAAGGCTATGGCCGGTATAAGGCGAAGGTTGACCTCTCCGTATTGGAGCGTACAGCGGAGAGGCCGGAAGGGAAGCTTATCCTGGTTACAGCGATGAATCCGACGGTGGCCGGGGAAGGCAAGACGACGGTGAGCGTCGGATTAGCTCAAGCGATGAACCGCCTCAATCACCGCACCGTACTAGCACTGCGCGAACCTTCGATGGGGCCGGTGTTCGGCATGAAGGGCGGGGCAACGGGCGGCGGCTATTCGCAGGTCGTGCCGATGGAGGAGATTAATCTGCACTTCACCGGCGATATGCATGCGATCACAGCGGCGAACAATCTGCTGGCAGCGCTGATCGACAACCATATCCAGCACGGCAATGAGCTGGGCTTGGATCCCCGCCGCATCGTCTGGAAGCGGGCGCTGGATATGAATGACCGCGCACTCCGCCAGGTGATCATCGGCCTCGGCGGCAAGCAGAACGGTACGCCCCGCGAGGACGGATTTGATATCACCGTTGCTTCTGAGATCATGGCGATCCTCTGTCTCGCGCAGGATCTCCATGACCTCAAGGAGATGATCGGCAATATCTTGATCGGATACACCTACAGCAACGATCCCGTCTATGTCAGACAGCTTAAGGTTCAGGGAGCCATTGCCGCCCTTTTGAAAGACGCGCTCAAACCGAATCTTGTGCAGACGCTGGAACATACCCCTGTTCTCATCCACGGCGGCCCTTTCGCCAATATCGCTCATGGCTGCAACAGCATCCTGGCGACGAAGATGGCGATGCGGCTCGGCGAATACGCGGTGACCGAAGCGGGATTCGGAGCCGATCTGGGTGCTGAGAAGTTCTTCCACATCAAATGCCGCAAAGGCAAGTTTGTTCCTTCTGCTGTCGTGCTCGTCGCCACGATCCGTGCGCTGAAACTGCACGGCGGGATGAGCCCGGGAGAGCTGCATACGGTTAACCCGGAAGCCGTTAAGCGCGGATTTGCGAACGTCGAGCACCATGTGGAGATGCTGCGCAAATTCGAAGTTCCCATCGTTATCGCTTTGAATCATTTCTATCAGGATGATGAGGAAGAGATCGCGGTGTTCGAGTCCCTCTGCCAATCCCTCGGCATCGAGTATTCGATCGCCAAAGTATGGGAGCACGGCGGGGAGGGCGGCTTGGAGCTTGCGGCGAAAGTGATCGCTGCAGCTCAGGATTCCCCTGCGAGACTGCCAATGCTGTACGATACGGAGCAAGATCTGCGCACGAAGATCGAGGCGATCGCGCGGGAGATCTACGGCGCATCCTCCGTGGTTTTCAGCGATCAGGCAGAAAGGCAGCTGAAACAGATCGCAAGGATGGGCTGGGACCGTCTGCCGGTATGCATGGCGAAGACCCAGTACTCCCTGTCGGACAACCCGGCGCTAATCGGCAGACCGCAGGATTTTGCGATCCATGTCAGGGAGCTTCAACCGAAGCTGGGCGCAGGGTTCATCGTCGCCTTGACGGGCAAGATGCTGACGATGCCGGGCTTGCCGCGGATGCCGATGGCAATCGGGATCGATCTAGATGATCAAGGCAGGATTACCGGGTTGTCGTAA
- a CDS encoding MFS transporter, giving the protein MQLRSSAAQAVPETAAQRTAKTVFSVVAAISVIHFLNDTMQAVVPAVLPYIREARALTYTQVGFVLFMLNMTSSVLQPVVGLYSDRRPSPYMLPLGMMLSLLGIIGIALSPNYGWLLLSVVLIGLGSALFHPEGSKVVHMAAGKRRGLAQSIYQVGGNTGSSTQSLLTRYIFLPFGQIAALWFTFVAGAAVIISYLVSRWYKANLRLVSPKSAAAKPSVTKAGAPQQQREASGARGVSAGGLPRQIVWLGLGILMLQMIARSSYITLIQNYYQYFYADTYGTTLLQAQLPLILFGFTGVLGTFVGGPLADRFGPKKVIFISLAGAAPFALLLPFVSKVWVIPLLIVTGFILMLGFAVIVVYAQMLMPAHIGMASGLTVGLSFGLGAIGAVAIGYCIDLFGLYPVFIASSLLPLLGLFTIKLPEVSR; this is encoded by the coding sequence ATGCAGCTTAGATCATCTGCAGCGCAGGCAGTGCCTGAAACTGCGGCGCAAAGAACGGCGAAAACGGTGTTCTCCGTGGTCGCTGCGATCAGCGTGATTCACTTCCTGAACGATACGATGCAGGCGGTGGTTCCGGCCGTCCTGCCGTATATTCGTGAGGCGCGGGCCCTGACCTATACCCAGGTCGGATTCGTGTTGTTCATGCTCAATATGACCTCATCGGTGCTGCAGCCTGTGGTAGGGCTCTACTCGGACCGCCGTCCATCACCTTATATGCTGCCCCTAGGCATGATGCTGAGTTTGCTGGGCATCATCGGCATCGCCCTCAGCCCTAACTATGGCTGGCTGCTGTTGTCCGTTGTCCTGATCGGTCTGGGCTCGGCCCTCTTCCATCCGGAAGGCTCGAAGGTCGTACATATGGCTGCCGGGAAGCGGCGGGGACTGGCACAGTCCATCTATCAGGTCGGGGGCAATACCGGAAGCTCGACGCAGTCACTGCTTACGCGGTATATTTTCCTGCCCTTCGGTCAGATCGCAGCGCTGTGGTTTACCTTCGTCGCCGGTGCCGCCGTCATCATCTCCTATCTCGTCTCTCGATGGTACAAGGCGAACCTGCGTCTAGTCAGCCCTAAATCCGCCGCAGCCAAGCCCTCCGTTACGAAGGCCGGAGCGCCCCAGCAACAGAGGGAAGCAAGCGGAGCGAGGGGAGTAAGTGCCGGCGGGCTGCCGCGCCAGATCGTCTGGTTGGGATTAGGCATCCTCATGCTGCAGATGATCGCCCGTTCTTCTTATATCACCCTGATTCAAAATTATTATCAATATTTCTACGCGGATACCTATGGGACGACCTTGCTGCAAGCCCAGCTGCCGCTGATCCTCTTCGGATTCACCGGGGTGCTGGGCACGTTCGTCGGCGGGCCGCTGGCGGATCGCTTCGGTCCGAAGAAGGTCATCTTCATCTCCTTAGCCGGCGCGGCGCCCTTCGCTTTGCTGCTGCCCTTCGTCAGCAAGGTGTGGGTGATCCCCCTCTTGATCGTGACGGGATTTATCTTGATGTTGGGCTTTGCGGTGATCGTCGTGTATGCGCAGATGCTCATGCCCGCTCATATCGGGATGGCCTCCGGTCTCACCGTCGGCTTGTCCTTCGGATTGGGCGCGATCGGCGCGGTGGCTATCGGCTATTGTATCGATCTGTTCGGCCTATATCCCGTGTTCATCGCCAGCAGTCTGCTGCCGCTCCTCGGTCTGTTCACGATCAAACTGCCGGAGGTATCCAGGTAA
- a CDS encoding alanine/glycine:cation symporter family protein → MIDWLKQISDWVWGPPLLILLMGTGLVLTIRLRLIQFVRLPLALKLIVTAKNDGEGDVTSFAALSTALAATVGTGNIVGVATAIQLGGPGALFWMWMAALVGMATKYAEGVLAVKYRTVDDNGQFSGGPMYYIERGLGPKFRWLAVFFAVSGVLVALFGIGTFPQVQAIVDAAKTSFHLPIWLTALLVTVLAALVVIGGLQSIAKVAAKIVPSMAVLYIVICMIVLIAYADQLPQALHTIITSAFTGTAATGGFAGAGVMLAIRSGVARGIFSNESGLGSAPIAAAAAKTKSPAEQGLISMTGTFIDTIIVCTMTGLTLVVTGVWSGTEAGAAMTQSAFSQVMPAAGPGLLTICLALFAFTTILGWNYYGERCVEYLFGVRGIKPYRYIFILMVACGAFLKLDAIWLIADIVNGLMAFPNLIALLGLSGVVAAETKKYWLSLREERADGS, encoded by the coding sequence ATGATCGACTGGCTGAAACAGATCAGCGATTGGGTATGGGGGCCGCCGCTGCTCATCCTGCTGATGGGAACGGGTCTCGTCCTCACGATCCGTCTACGCTTAATCCAATTCGTACGCCTGCCGCTGGCCCTTAAGCTCATCGTGACGGCTAAGAACGACGGGGAAGGGGATGTCACGAGCTTTGCTGCGCTGAGCACGGCTCTGGCAGCCACCGTCGGCACGGGCAATATCGTCGGAGTGGCGACGGCGATACAACTGGGCGGCCCCGGCGCGCTGTTCTGGATGTGGATGGCCGCCCTTGTCGGCATGGCAACCAAATATGCGGAAGGCGTCCTCGCTGTTAAATACCGGACTGTCGATGACAACGGGCAGTTCTCCGGCGGTCCGATGTATTATATCGAGCGCGGGCTCGGACCGAAATTCCGCTGGCTGGCGGTCTTCTTCGCTGTGAGCGGCGTGCTGGTCGCCTTGTTCGGCATCGGAACCTTTCCGCAGGTGCAGGCGATCGTCGATGCGGCCAAGACAAGCTTCCATCTTCCGATCTGGTTGACGGCGCTGCTCGTCACGGTGCTGGCTGCGTTAGTCGTCATCGGCGGGCTGCAATCGATCGCCAAGGTCGCTGCGAAGATCGTGCCGAGCATGGCGGTATTATATATCGTGATCTGCATGATCGTCTTGATCGCTTATGCGGATCAACTCCCTCAAGCTCTGCATACGATCATCACCTCTGCCTTCACGGGCACAGCAGCAACGGGCGGATTCGCCGGGGCAGGCGTGATGCTGGCCATACGCAGCGGAGTGGCCCGCGGGATCTTCTCCAACGAATCGGGACTTGGCAGCGCTCCGATCGCCGCCGCCGCCGCGAAGACAAAGTCCCCGGCGGAACAAGGGCTCATCTCGATGACGGGAACCTTCATCGATACGATCATCGTCTGTACGATGACGGGCTTAACCTTGGTTGTAACCGGAGTCTGGTCGGGAACGGAGGCGGGAGCGGCGATGACGCAGAGCGCCTTCTCCCAGGTGATGCCGGCAGCAGGTCCAGGGCTGCTGACGATTTGTCTGGCGCTCTTTGCCTTTACGACGATACTGGGCTGGAATTATTACGGGGAGCGGTGCGTGGAGTATCTGTTCGGCGTGCGGGGCATCAAGCCGTACCGTTATATTTTCATCCTGATGGTTGCCTGCGGAGCGTTTCTGAAGCTGGATGCGATCTGGCTGATCGCCGATATTGTGAATGGGCTGATGGCCTTTCCTAACCTGATCGCCCTTTTAGGCCTCTCCGGGGTAGTCGCTGCAGAGACCAAGAAGTATTGGCTGTCGCTGAGAGAAGAACGGGCAGATGGTTCGTAG
- a CDS encoding right-handed parallel beta-helix repeat-containing protein: protein MSGSGIRYLLLIHALLWIAVLPFASPLTASAAGSSSHALQQRIDQAEEGEVLEIPEGEYEGPIQITKRLHLAASPGAQVVLRNQSDQPAVTIAADDAKLTGIQIIDITAKDAPTVMVSGNRAVLEDLHIITGTDGIRLAEAQQGRILNNLVEWGAGEAVPFSRRGNGIDLYRSPSVIISGNTVRGMFDAIYVEFSDDALVEDNFVESSRYGIHTMYSKRPVLRGNRGSMNVTGAMVMEAAEAEVRANTFTKQYENVNAQGILLYDVHESIIAENRIEGNRVGIYVEYSTGNRIESNAVIDNFIGIQLLEASGNTITENFFAGNVTDALAKDSAQNDLSGNFWESFSGIDTDGDGRSDIPYKINPFFLGLIERRPVFQLFFQTPGIAFLETLYAADQAGWAADEAPLMAPPDRWQPSDDEPAGFIGGTVSLMVIILSLAIIGVNRRRIT from the coding sequence GTGAGCGGATCGGGGATTCGCTATCTTCTCCTTATCCATGCCTTGCTCTGGATCGCTGTGCTTCCCTTCGCTTCGCCGCTCACCGCATCCGCTGCCGGATCATCAAGTCATGCACTGCAGCAGCGGATCGATCAAGCGGAGGAGGGGGAAGTGCTCGAGATTCCGGAAGGGGAATATGAAGGGCCGATCCAGATCACGAAGCGGCTTCACCTTGCAGCAAGCCCGGGAGCCCAAGTCGTGCTGCGCAATCAGAGCGATCAGCCGGCGGTGACGATCGCAGCGGATGATGCCAAACTCACCGGCATTCAGATCATTGATATCACAGCAAAGGATGCACCGACGGTCATGGTGTCGGGCAACCGCGCAGTGCTCGAAGATTTGCATATCATCACGGGAACGGACGGGATCCGCTTAGCAGAAGCACAGCAAGGCCGCATCTTGAACAACCTCGTGGAATGGGGCGCCGGGGAGGCGGTTCCCTTCAGCCGGCGGGGCAACGGCATCGATCTCTATCGATCGCCGTCTGTGATCATATCCGGCAATACGGTGCGCGGCATGTTCGATGCCATCTACGTGGAATTCAGCGACGATGCCTTGGTGGAAGACAACTTCGTCGAATCTTCGCGTTACGGCATCCATACGATGTATTCGAAGCGCCCGGTCCTCCGCGGCAACCGGGGGTCGATGAATGTGACCGGAGCGATGGTCATGGAAGCTGCAGAGGCAGAAGTCAGGGCAAATACGTTCACCAAGCAGTATGAGAATGTGAATGCTCAGGGCATCTTGCTTTACGATGTCCATGAATCCATCATCGCGGAGAACCGCATCGAGGGCAATCGTGTTGGTATCTATGTGGAATACTCTACCGGCAACCGCATCGAGAGCAATGCCGTCATCGATAACTTCATCGGCATCCAGCTGCTCGAAGCAAGCGGGAACACGATCACCGAAAACTTCTTCGCAGGCAATGTGACCGACGCGCTGGCCAAGGACAGCGCCCAGAACGATCTAAGCGGCAACTTCTGGGAGTCTTTCTCGGGAATCGATACGGACGGTGACGGCAGAAGTGACATCCCGTATAAGATCAACCCATTCTTCCTGGGATTGATCGAGCGAAGGCCGGTCTTTCAGCTGTTCTTTCAAACACCGGGGATCGCCTTCCTGGAGACCTTATATGCAGCGGATCAGGCGGGATGGGCAGCGGATGAAGCGCCCCTTATGGCGCCGCCGGATCGGTGGCAGCCGAGTGATGATGAACCTGCGGGATTCATCGGCGGAACAGTGAGTCTAATGGTGATCATCTTGTCGCTTGCGATCATCGGAGTGAATAGGAGGAGGATAACATGA
- a CDS encoding M3 family oligoendopeptidase: protein MIKFEDYKYVRPNMQEEKQTFAALLDQLKGAASLEDAVQAIDAINKQRSRLSTMGNLAHIRATIDTNDEFYQQERDFFDVTIPEIQEMITAFYRQLLASPFRSQLEERYGAQLFKIAEYEIKAFSPEVMELLQKENKLTSEYAKLKASAQIEFQGSVYTLAQMEPFEEHPDRQVRRQAVEAKFGFYAKHREAFDRIYDELVKTRHEIAVRLGYKNFIELGYIRMKRIDYDAEMVARFRRQVRETIVPLANKLYQRQAERIGLEHLKFHDERFHFNNGNAEPKGPPEWIIENGRQMYAELSPETKEFFEYMLERELMDLVAKKGKESGGYCTYIDDYESPFIFSNFNGTSYDIDVLTHEAGHAFQVYESRAIGVPEYLWPTYEAAEIHSMSMEFFTWPWMDRFFGEDADKYRFAHLVSSVLFIPYGVAVDEFQHLVYEHPEWTPEERRKAWKEIEGIYLPHRDYDGIDYLEMGGFWQRQGHIYQDPFYYIDYTLAQICAFQFWLRDRQDHESAWQDYIKLCRLGGSRSFLELVQAANLRSPFDEGTVQSVISEIDAYLDSIDDKAL, encoded by the coding sequence GTGATCAAATTCGAGGATTATAAGTACGTTCGGCCGAATATGCAGGAGGAGAAACAAACCTTCGCCGCGCTGTTGGATCAGCTGAAAGGTGCTGCTTCCTTGGAGGATGCGGTGCAAGCGATCGATGCGATCAACAAACAGCGCAGCCGGCTGTCTACCATGGGGAATCTCGCCCATATCCGCGCTACGATCGATACCAACGATGAATTCTATCAGCAGGAGAGGGATTTCTTCGATGTGACAATTCCGGAGATTCAGGAGATGATCACCGCCTTCTATCGTCAGCTTCTTGCTTCCCCTTTCCGCAGCCAGTTGGAAGAACGTTACGGAGCTCAGCTGTTCAAGATCGCAGAGTATGAGATCAAAGCATTCTCCCCTGAAGTCATGGAACTTCTGCAGAAAGAGAACAAGTTAACCAGCGAATATGCCAAGCTGAAAGCTTCTGCACAGATCGAGTTTCAAGGGTCTGTCTACACGCTCGCTCAGATGGAACCCTTCGAGGAGCATCCAGACCGGCAAGTGCGGCGGCAGGCTGTAGAAGCGAAGTTTGGATTTTATGCGAAGCACCGGGAGGCCTTTGACCGCATCTATGATGAACTGGTCAAGACGCGGCATGAGATCGCCGTTCGGCTCGGCTATAAGAACTTCATCGAACTCGGCTATATCCGCATGAAGCGCATCGATTATGATGCGGAGATGGTCGCCCGCTTCCGCAGACAAGTACGTGAAACCATCGTTCCGCTAGCGAACAAGCTGTATCAGCGGCAAGCTGAGAGAATCGGTCTTGAGCATCTGAAGTTCCATGATGAACGCTTTCACTTCAACAACGGCAATGCGGAGCCCAAAGGCCCGCCGGAGTGGATCATCGAGAATGGGCGGCAGATGTATGCTGAACTTTCCCCGGAGACGAAGGAATTCTTCGAATATATGCTGGAGCGGGAACTGATGGATCTGGTGGCCAAGAAGGGCAAAGAATCCGGCGGGTACTGCACCTATATCGATGACTACGAATCCCCCTTCATCTTCTCGAACTTCAACGGAACTTCATACGACATCGATGTGCTCACCCATGAAGCCGGACACGCCTTCCAGGTCTACGAAAGCAGAGCGATCGGCGTACCCGAATACCTGTGGCCGACGTATGAAGCGGCAGAGATCCATTCGATGAGCATGGAATTCTTCACTTGGCCGTGGATGGATCGCTTCTTCGGCGAAGATGCTGACAAGTACCGCTTCGCTCATCTAGTGAGCTCTGTGCTCTTCATCCCATACGGAGTGGCCGTTGATGAGTTCCAGCACCTCGTCTATGAACATCCGGAGTGGACGCCGGAAGAGCGCCGCAAAGCGTGGAAGGAGATCGAAGGCATCTATCTTCCGCACCGCGATTATGACGGGATCGACTACTTGGAGATGGGGGGCTTCTGGCAGAGACAGGGACACATCTATCAAGATCCTTTCTATTACATCGACTATACCCTGGCGCAGATCTGTGCCTTCCAATTCTGGCTGCGTGACCGGCAGGATCACGAATCCGCGTGGCAGGATTACATCAAGCTGTGCCGCCTCGGCGGGTCCCGCTCCTTCCTCGAACTGGTGCAGGCAGCGAATCTTCGCTCGCCCTTCGATGAAGGTACAGTGCAATCCGTGATCAGCGAGATCGACGCATATCTCGATTCCATCGATGATAAAGCGTTATAA
- a CDS encoding ABC transporter ATP-binding protein: protein MAEAIEKIVKMQGVHKRYKDQTVVEDFHLTAEAGRIIALCGGNGAGKSTILRMLAGIIQPTRGEIAVCGIRLRDDRAAYARQIGYMPDDYRFSGGLTALETLGFWAKLKGLDLQAARAALAEAGLEDTGKKPVSSFSKGMRQRLMFAQAMLAHPPLVILDEPTNGLDPHWLERFVDLVRDAAGRGQTVLLSTHQLSIAETVADEIYFLQNGVVKMSGTPAEIRKQLGTSGLGEAYAQMFS from the coding sequence GTGGCTGAAGCGATCGAGAAGATCGTTAAGATGCAAGGTGTGCACAAGCGATATAAGGACCAAACCGTGGTCGAAGATTTCCACTTGACCGCAGAGGCCGGCCGGATCATCGCCTTATGCGGCGGGAACGGCGCGGGCAAGAGCACGATTCTGCGCATGCTGGCGGGGATCATCCAGCCGACCAGAGGCGAGATCGCCGTGTGCGGCATTCGCTTACGGGACGATCGCGCTGCTTATGCGAGACAGATCGGCTACATGCCCGATGATTATCGATTCAGCGGCGGACTTACGGCCCTCGAGACCCTGGGGTTCTGGGCGAAGCTGAAGGGCTTGGATCTGCAAGCAGCGCGGGCAGCTCTGGCGGAGGCAGGACTCGAGGATACGGGGAAGAAACCCGTGTCCAGCTTCTCGAAAGGGATGAGACAGCGCCTCATGTTTGCACAAGCGATGCTGGCACACCCGCCGCTGGTCATCCTGGATGAACCGACGAACGGCTTGGACCCCCATTGGTTGGAACGCTTCGTTGATCTTGTGCGGGATGCGGCCGGGCGCGGGCAGACGGTTCTTCTCTCCACACATCAGCTTAGCATCGCTGAAACCGTTGCGGATGAGATCTATTTCCTGCAAAACGGCGTGGTGAAGATGAGCGGAACGCCGGCAGAGATTCGCAAACAGCTGGGGACTTCGGGGCTTGGCGAAGCCTATGCACAGATGTTCAGCTGA
- a CDS encoding ABC transporter permease, whose translation MKQAWVVALREMRMGFRNPWAYTYILIFALFMMTLLMIHAQGYVKGYSSTTATTLNLVLYLLPLMTLMLGSFSLTGEKEEGSWDLLASYPLSTVSYLMGKYGGLMIVLLVIISLGFGAAGVLGFFAGTGFRGETYAALFAFAVSIALTFLALALLAGTLAASRWQALAFAVAIWFFLVIAWAPILIALLGFLPYAWIRPAVTLLTLLNPAELARLFTVVRLGGGAVLGPEYYDWVQWIREPAGVLMYAVFLIVWIGAILGIAHLLWERGRGRG comes from the coding sequence ATGAAGCAAGCTTGGGTCGTAGCTTTGCGCGAGATGAGGATGGGGTTTCGCAACCCGTGGGCCTACACCTACATCCTCATCTTCGCTTTGTTCATGATGACGCTGCTGATGATCCATGCACAAGGCTATGTTAAGGGCTATTCGAGCACGACGGCGACGACGCTGAACTTGGTCTTATACCTGCTTCCCTTGATGACGCTGATGCTCGGTTCCTTCTCCTTGACCGGAGAGAAAGAGGAGGGAAGCTGGGACTTGCTGGCCTCATACCCGTTAAGCACCGTTTCTTACCTCATGGGCAAGTACGGAGGTCTTATGATCGTGTTGCTTGTCATCATCTCTTTGGGGTTCGGTGCGGCCGGGGTTCTCGGCTTCTTCGCTGGAACCGGTTTCCGCGGTGAAACCTATGCCGCTTTATTCGCCTTCGCCGTGAGCATCGCTCTGACCTTCCTGGCGCTGGCGCTGCTGGCCGGCACCTTGGCTGCAAGTCGTTGGCAGGCACTGGCCTTCGCTGTGGCGATCTGGTTCTTCCTCGTCATCGCTTGGGCACCGATCTTGATCGCACTGCTCGGCTTCTTGCCTTATGCGTGGATCAGACCGGCGGTCACACTGCTCACCTTATTGAACCCGGCTGAACTGGCGCGCCTGTTTACCGTCGTCCGCCTCGGCGGAGGAGCGGTGCTGGGACCTGAATATTACGATTGGGTGCAGTGGATTCGGGAGCCGGCCGGGGTGCTGATGTACGCTGTTTTCCTCATCGTATGGATCGGCGCCATCCTCGGCATCGCTCATCTGCTGTGGGAAAGGGGGAGAGGACGTGGCTGA
- a CDS encoding nitrous oxide reductase accessory protein NosL, with protein sequence MRLRTFLAVLLLFSMAALGTACGTHAHEPVEVDELTHRCAICNMAVTDDRHAVQIITKDGQPLLFDDLGCMYAWIMQHGSDAIGAAFVRDYHDLKWLKMEEAYYVYDAAIRTPMAYGVISFADEQAARSFIAEHGSGMLLTADDLAEHTWESDHEHEHAHGHDHGGEQHHDEPHVHTEPGDDGQEHHAPQGAGHGA encoded by the coding sequence ATGAGATTACGAACCTTTCTTGCCGTATTGCTGCTGTTCAGCATGGCCGCACTTGGAACGGCCTGCGGCACACATGCACATGAACCTGTAGAGGTGGATGAGTTGACCCACCGCTGTGCTATCTGTAATATGGCCGTGACGGATGACCGCCATGCCGTGCAGATCATCACCAAGGACGGACAGCCGCTCCTGTTCGATGATCTCGGCTGCATGTATGCGTGGATCATGCAGCACGGCAGCGATGCGATCGGTGCCGCTTTCGTCCGGGATTATCATGATCTGAAGTGGCTGAAGATGGAAGAGGCTTATTATGTCTATGATGCTGCCATCCGCACGCCGATGGCTTACGGGGTGATCTCCTTTGCCGATGAGCAGGCGGCGCGCAGCTTTATCGCTGAGCACGGGTCGGGCATGCTGCTTACGGCGGACGACTTGGCCGAGCATACATGGGAAAGTGATCACGAGCATGAGCATGCGCATGGTCATGATCACGGGGGGGAGCAGCACCATGATGAGCCGCATGTTCATACTGAACCGGGTGATGACGGACAGGAACATCATGCTCCCCAGGGAGCGGGGCATGGGGCATGA